In Pyrus communis chromosome 1, drPyrComm1.1, whole genome shotgun sequence, the following are encoded in one genomic region:
- the LOC137739626 gene encoding uncharacterized protein has translation MALERDDEALLCKLFPSSLSGSSLTWFKQLKPRSIGSFTELCEVFISQYVCNRRPIKDVTILFSTKQNVGESLKSYVTRFTEEMSTLEECDSHTASLAFLEGVLPGTKMRRSLIEIPPLDMKEVMARADGIIRLKEDELTQSKQATATIAASSAGTTVPNLKSTT, from the coding sequence ATGGCGCTCGAAAGAGACGACGAGGCCCTTCTGTGCAAGTTGTTCCCCTCAAGTCTTTCAGGATCATCTTTAACTTGGTTCAAACAACTGAAACCGAGGTCTATCGGAAGTTTTACGGAGCTATGTGAGGTATTCATATCTCAATATGTTTGCAATCGGAGGCCAATAAAAGATGTTACGATCTTGTTCAGCACCAAACAAAATGTTGGCGAAAGCCTCAAAAGCTATGTGACTAGGTTCACGGAAGAGATGTCCACCCTAGAAGAATGTGATTCTCACACTGCGTCATTGGCATTCCTCGAAGGGGTGTTGCCCGGAACAAAGATGCGTAGGTCATTAATCGAAATTCCACCATTAGACATGAAAGAGGTGATGGCTCGGGCTGATGGAATAATCAGACTAAAGGAAGATGAACTTACCCAATCAAAGCAGGCCACAGCCACTATTGCTGCATCTTCAGCGGGCACTACTGTGCCTAACTTGAAATCCACGACTTAG